AATCAAGTCTGATGTCTCTAGAGAGAGTAAACCGGCGTGGGAGATTCGAGACTCCGGTTCAGCAAGTCGAAGGGCTTAAACTCGGGTTTTggctttgttttgtctttgagAAATTTCTGTAGCGTGAAGCTTATTATGTCTTAAGAGTTGTTTTGTACTATTAACTCTACAAAGGATACAAAGAAGGTGGGGTTAATGCCATAATTAAGAAGACATCTTAACCAATTGATTACGGTTTACGGCCATTAACGGTATAATTAACCGCTGATCTACCGGTTCTAATCTTTTTggtttgataaataaaataatttttttgcatCCACCGGTTTGGTTTGTTTAGGTGATTTTGCCTCCCCTGTTCCGTGAAGTGTTTAACTTTGCAAAAAATGGAAGGTAAGATATAAGAAAtcaataaaactaattaaagaATCCCCATTGATTTTGTTAATCCATAAAAACACATCTCACCTGTCTTGTAGTAAAGATATGATAATTAACATCATCTTGGTGGCCCAGTGGTAAGCGCCAAAGAGGAAGCGCCCTGGGTTCGACATGCGGTGGCCACCGGGGctagcgttaaatcgcaagaatacgtgggtTGTCGTCGGCCTCGTGGGATTAGTCTGGGCGAAGCCTGGGACCcccacggttatcaaaaaaaaaaaaaaaaaaaaaaaaaaaaaaaaaaaaaaaaaaaaaaaaaaaaaaaaaaaaaaaaaaaatcatcttcaaAGAATATCGCACCAACTTGGTTTTGATCGTGCAGAATATACACCGATGCATGAAATGTCATAATCAATTAAATCAAATCTATTCTAATCTGCCGATTAGTTTACCAGAGAGAGTTCATTTGTGTTTATTGTAAGACCAAAACTGTATTTAATTAAACTAAAGTAGAATTGCTTTCTCGAAAAAGAATAAACCAAATTAACTGGAGAGCTTTAGGCTCttgatatatatacaattcataCGTAAATGCATATTGCACTAAAGAACGTTACTTTATAATTGAAGTAATCAAAGTTCGGTCAAAGGACGCATCATAAGGTAACATTTGTATAATGTAACCTTGGTTTATACACCATCTAAGAGATTGTAAAGTTGAGATGAAAAAAGGAAGATGAGGATTTattaatcaaaagaaaagaaacaagggGTATATAAGTATCAAGGAAAGGGAACAGTGTTCTTGATTTCAGACTTTTTCAGAATATATTCAttcaaatagtttaaaaaattctttCTTATCTTTGCTTCTTGACCTGATAAAGACCTCTTtcgttttatataaaaaaaaaggagaaaaaacgGATTGAACACCCAAGCATTtgcataaaacaaaataaatttaatgataAGAAATGTCATCTTTTGCAGCTGAACTCTTCCTTCTGCTatagtttctttttaattcttttgTGTTCCATTGGAGACCAAACCTGAAGAAGAAATCTCCAAAGCAAATCTCCTTTAATCTCTGCAAAATAAACATGTCGGATCCActctatatatttaataaaagtatgTCACTCtgtatctaaatatatatatgtttgtgttTGTCTATGTGTAGCTTCACATTTTTTGTTGTCTTTCTCTCATATTTTGCAGATATTTTTTTGGactttgttttgatttttgcaGAGTCTCAATCCGAGATAGTAGCTGAATCTTTGTTATCTTCAAGCAATCTCAGATCTTCAATGCCTGCTCAGCAACTCCAGTCCTTGAGGTATGTTCAGTAGTTAAAGATTCCTTTTGTTATATCCCTAAAAAACAGAGCTCCTctgttttcattttctaaatgtttttgtCTTGTGATTATTTGAAGAGTCTTTGTGGCTACATGGAACGTGGGAGGAAAGTCTCCTCACTCTGGTCTTGATCTTGATTCCTTGCTTCACGTCCACAGCGAGTTCGATATATACGTTTTAGGGTAACTTGTTTTTCTTGATTATTTTCTGATTATTGTATAGTTCTATGTCTTGAGTTGtctttttcattagttttcaggaGATTGTTCCATTGAATGCTGGAAACGTCCTTGTGCTTGGAGACAACGAGCCTGCTGCTAAATGGTTATCTATGATCAACCAGTCCTTGAACAAatcctcatcatcatcctctgGTGCAAGATTTGTCCCAAAACCACCATCTTTTGGCGCTGGGTCTATGTTCTTTGTGAAACCTTCTTTGAAGAAGATCAGTGAGAACTTCAGAACTGGGTGCAGGAGAAAGCTGAAGATATGTAACTGCAACTCCTTCTCTGAAGAGATTTCGAGAAAGTACGGGAGAGAATCTTGCTTCAGATGTCCAGAGTCTCTTGTTAACCAAACTGAGTTATTCTCTGAtgacgatgaagaagaagaagaagatgatgatgaggatgatgatgatgacgaggaTGAGGTAGGAGTAAAGGTTGCTTCTGTTGTAAGCAaccagatgatgatgaagtatGGTCTAGTGGCATCAAAACAAATGGTGGGAATATTCTTGACTGTGTGGATGAGAAAGGAACTTATTCAACATGTGACTCATCTCAGAATCTCTTGCGTCAGCCGTGGAATCATGGGTTGCTTGGGGAACAAGGTACAGTACTTTACTATTCTCATACTTAAcctaaaaaaaaacatgttccTGATGTTCTCTTCTTCACCATCATAGGGATGCATAGCTGTGAGTTTGCAGCTCTACAAGACGAGCTTCTGCTTCATTTGCAGCCATCTAGCTTCTGGCGAGAGAGAAGGAGACGAACGTCGTAGAAACTCTGATGTTATTGAGATTTTGAAGAACACAAGTTTCCCTAGAATCTGTAGAACGCCCTTCACTCGTGTCCCTCATCGAATCACTAAACATGAGTAAGAACTAAGAACAatgatcatcttcttcttctatgtACCGTCTTCGGTTTATCTTATGGTGTTCTTGTCTCAGTCGAGTCATCTGGCTTGGAGATTTGAACTACAGAATAGCTTTAAGTTACTCAGAAACAAAGTCCCTCTTGGATAAAAACGCTTGGGACACTCTTCTCAACAAAGATCAGGTTTCCTTTTACGGTTCCTTCACACACAAGAAACCAACTTCTAGGTTAATTACTAATCAAGAACcggttttaaatatttacagcTCAAGATTGAAAGAGACGCAGGGAGAGTCTTCAAAGGATGGCACGAAGGCAAAATATTCTTTGCACCGACTTATAAGTACTCTTATAACTCAGATGCTTACGCTGGAGACAGtgccaaagagaagaagaacaagagaagAACTCCTGCATGGTATAATCTTAACCGGATACAttctattttgattttgattggtTTGGTTTCGGTTAATGAATGTTGTCTCTGTTTTCCTAGGTGTGACAGGATTCTTTGGCACGGTGATGGAATACGGCAGCTCTCCTATGTTCGCGGCGAGTCGCGTTTCTCCGATCACCGGCCAGTATGCGCCGTGTTTGTTGTCAACGTTGAGGATTGCGAGGGTAGAACTGGAGCTAGGAGACAATAGTTTACACCAACTGTTGAAAGATATCTTGGTAGATACTTAAAGCCCCCATTCTAAATGTTATTAAGACATTAGCTTATTTATCTATATAATGTGTTGTGAAAGAGGTAGAAAATAGTTTCCTTAATATATCGACCGACTAAACCAAAAATCGGCAACTCTTTATCAGCaatgtaaaaaaaacaataaagtttCAGCTGTTTAATTGGTGTAACAGATTTGCAAACTAAGAAATGTTGTATACATGAATTATATCTTAAACCATTGTTAGAGGTGGGTTCACTAACTCCACCTCCGGTTCGAAAAACTGGTCTAGTATTTAGGACCGAAAGAAGACAATGAATTCACAAAGGTTTAAGGCTCATCCATGAGTTCAAGAGATGGTCTCCGCGGAAGTTAAAGCATTAAAgacatttataaatgtttttgataTCCTCCAGAGATCACGTTGCTATTGTGATTTACATAGGACACATTTATAAAGAAATAGCAAAGACAAGAAGAATTGGACATGAATtcttctattgttttttttttaacacaaaattCTTCTATAGTTATTTTATACTTTCAATGCCTTTgtactttttttgtttagatATCTTATTGTATCGTTCTCATCTTTgcattttgttatatttttaatcagttACACCTTTTTCATACGAAATcataaatctttattttttttcttatattccTTATCAAAATGTTAAATCTATTTGAGTGGATTTTGAGATCCATCAAACATAATATTcactatatatattagtatgataaaatatttagtgtttttagGCTATTATAAAACCATATTCCATAATCTGATTATGTATTCTCTTGTGTTCCGAAAGTTCCTACCGTCTGCataatattttaagattatGACAGTTTGACctcttaaaattaattattctcTTTTGGAGTTGTAATTTGACTATTCACGTGTTTTTGACTAGAAGTCAATTCTTAAGAGTACAGTTAATTTGGCCTAACTTGTATAAGTGTAACAAACAAAGTGCTGATTTAAGATTTCAAAAACTTTAAACACGTCTTTCCTTCGTCCTGAAGCTCCGCATCATCTCACATGTAAGTTCATTTTAACTTCATTCTAATTAATCAGTACGTATTTGCTTTATGAATTATAGCATTGCTGCTTTGTTCTAACTTTGTTGGTTTATATGTAAGagaattttgatatttatattcTCGCAATGATGATTTTCTTTTCCTACTGTGTTTGTGATGCAGCGCATCCTTGGATTGCAGGCCTCTGTTTTGGTCCATTAAAACAGAGTCTAAGAGTGTTTTCTTTTAAGTGGGCTTTGGTGTTGTTTTCGGTTATTCCTTTTACAGTTTAGATAATCATGAGTTAGAAGATAATGATAGGAGATAATGATAGGATCGGTAGAAAGATTTAGTTGTTACGCTTGTATATAACAACATTAGCGTGGATTGTAAAAGACACCTTATTATTGAATTTTACAGAGCTTTGAAGCTTTCTCTTTGCTTGTTCTTCGGCATTCATAGTTTGAATCAACGAAAAACAGGAACCAAATCGACATTCGGGTATTCTTCGACTAAACGAATTCGTTTTGATAACTTACGCTGCGCCagtttggtatcagagcaagtTCTATCCGAcctaaattttttcttttccatcaCGTTTCAGAAGAAGATCAATGGCTCCTCGTCGTCAACCACAAGCAGCTGAGTTTCCATTGAACGAATGGGAAGAACTTCGTCGTACGTTGGTGACAATGCAGGAAAACATTCAAGCAACGATCCAGAATTCGTTGCGAGATCTCACGGAAGCAGTTCATATGCAATTTGATGCAGTTTAAAGGCACCATACTCATGATGCGTCGTGTTTGCTTAGCACCTATGCGCCAAGATGACCATCCATGGCTGAGGAGCAACATTTTTGCTTCGACTTGCACTATCAAAGGAAAGATCTGCAGATTTGTGATTGACTCAGGGAGTTGCCGCAATGTTATTTCAGAGGATGCAGTCACCAAGTTGGGTCTACGACGTTCGGATCATCCGGCTCCATATAAGCTAGTGTGGTTGAAAGAAGGGACTGAAATCCGTATTGTGCACCGTGTCTTAGTTTCTTTCTCTATTGGGGACTATTACAAAGACAAGATTTATTGTGATGTGGTGCCAATGGATGTCTGCCATTTACTGTTGGGTCGTCCGTGGCAATTTGATCGTGACGTCTCGCATAATGGACGCACGAACGTACACAGCTTCTTCTTTGAGGACCGCAAAATCGTTCTGTTACCAAGCCAAGACCTTCCTCCTTTACCGGCGCTTAACCAACAACACATCCCGTCGCACCTACGCGAAGGAACAGGCTCAAGTAACACAGTCTTGCTCTGCTCTTTTGCTACCTTTACGGCAGAGCTACAAGAGGAGAAGTTTGCTGTTGCGCTTATTGCGAAACCCTCATCGACAACGGATCAGACTGCTGTTGATCCAGCGATCATCTCCCTACTAGAAGACTTCGTAGATGTCTTCCCTCCAGAGCTTCCATTGGGTTTGCCACCATTGCGTGATATACAACATCATATTGATCTTGTTCCTGGTGCTTCTCTGCCCAATCGTCCACACTATCGCATGAGTCCGCAGGAGCACGAGGAGTTGCGCAAGCAAGTAGAGGAATTGCTCGCGAAGGGACACGTCCGCGAGAGCTTGAGCCCATGTGCAGTCCCTGCACTATTGATACCCAAGAAAGATGGCTCGTGGCGTATGTGCGTTGACAGTCGAGCGATCAACAAGATCACAGTCCGTTACAGATTTCCGATTCCTAGACTGGACGATTTGTTAGACCAGATCGGCTCTGCCTGCATATTTTCGAAGCTGGATCTCAAAAGTGGGTATCACCAGATCCGTATCCGCCCTGgcgatgaatggaaaactgcgtTTAAGACGCGAGAGGGGCTATTTGAGTGGCTTGTCATGCCATTCGGGTTGTCTAATGCGCCCAGTACTTTTATGAGGATCATGAATCAGGCACTCCGACCATTTATTGGCAAATTTGTTGTTGTGTACTTCGACGACATACTGGTGTTTAGCAAGTCGCAGGAGGCTCATCTTGATCATCTTCGGCAAGTTCTCTCAGTGCTCCGCAGGGAACAGTTCTTTGTGGCTCGACAGAAGTGTGAATGGGGCACATCCAAGGTTCTCTTCCTCGGTTATGTGGTCTCCGACAAAGGACTCTCGATGGATATGGGTAAAGTGGAAGCAATTCGTGCGTGGCCGATACCCAAAACGATCACAGAGGTGCGCAGTTTTCATGGCCTTGCGTCGTTCTATAGACGTTTTGTGGCTCACTTTAGCACCATCATGGCACCGATTACAGAGTGTATGAAGGGAGCGTCTTTTACTTGGGATACAGAGGCCACAGAGGCGTTCGAGTTGATTAAAATTAAGCTCACAACGGCTCCTGTTCTGGTGCTACCTGACTTCTCCCTCTCCTTCGAGCTCCACAGTGACGCGTCAAAACTTGGGATAGGGGCAGTCTTGAGTCAGAATTCGCGACCAGTGGCTTTTTATAGTGAGAAGTTGTCCGGAGCTCGCAGTCGTTACAGCACTTACGATGTAGAGTTCTATGCGGTGGTTCAAGCGATTCGCCATTGGAGACATTATCTAGTGCATCGTGATTTCGTCCTCTTCACCGATCACGACGCCCTTAAGCATTTGGACAGTCAAGTGAAAGTGTCCGCTAGGCACGCGAGCTGGATTGCTTACCTACAACAATTCACCTTCACTATTCGTCACAAGTCGGGCAAGCTTAACAGGGTAGCTGATGCTCTTAGTAGGAGACATAGTCTGTTAACTACCCTTCACACATCGGTCACTGGGTTTGCTACGTTCTCGGAGTTGTACGAAGAGGATCCCTACTTTGGGAAGATTTGGTTGGAGGTGCGCGACAAGGGTAGGGATGATTTCTCTTTAATTGATGGCTTTCTTTTTCATGGCAACCAGCTATGCGTCCCCGATTGTAGTCTACGACTTCGTTTCATTGATGAACTGCATCGCGAAGGCCATGTTGGTCGTGATCGCACCTTACAGCTCGTTTCGGCGTCTTACTTTTGGCCCTCATTGCGTAAAGATGTTGAGAGGTATGTTGAGAGGTGTCGCCCTTGCCAGCTAGCGAAGGGCCATGCTTCTAATGCAGGCCTATATATGCCTCTTCCGATACCAACACAGCCGTGGACTGATGTGAGTATGGACTTCGTGTTAGGACTTCCGAGAACGCAGATAGGCAATGATTCTATCTTCGTGGTGGTTGATAGGTTCTCAAAGATGGTACACTTCATCCCGTGTAAGCGTACTACTGATGCGGTTCGTGTGGCTCAATTGTTCTTTCGTGAAGTGTTTCGTCTCCATGGGCTTCCGTCTTCTATTGTGTCTGATCGCGATACAAGATTTTTGAGTCATTTTTGGAGATCTTTGTGGAAGCTCTTGCGCACCAGTTTAGATATGAGTACCGCTTATCATCCGCAGTCTGATGGTCAGACGGAAGTGGTGAATCGTTCTCTTGGGAACATGCTGCGTGCGTTGGTTGGTGATAGCATACGAACGTGGGAGACTCGGTTGTGCCAAGCTGAGTTTGCACATAACCATGCGTCGAATAGGAGCTCAGGTTTCAGTCCATTTCAAGTGGTTTATGGAGTGGTGCCTCGTTGCCCTTTGGACCTCGCTCCACTTCCTGATCGTACGCGCATTCATGGGAAAGCTGAGGACTTCGTTACGGAACTCCAGGAGGTACACAAGTTGGTTTCTCGTAATTTGCAGGAGTCAGCTATGAAGTATAAAACGAAGGCTGATGCAAAGCGCAGGGAGCTCGTGTTTGGTCCGGACGATTTGGTGTGGGTGGTATTGACAAGAGATCGCCTCCCGGCTCATGAGTATAACAAGCTCCGTTCTCGAAAGATTGGTCCTGTACGAGTGATAGAACGCATCAATGATAATGCGTACCGTGTGGAGTTGCCACCACATATCAAGACTGCAAACGTGTTCAATGTGAAGTTCTTATCCAAGTATCGTGGGGACAACGACAAGCAAGATTCAGAGGCGAATCTTCTCTTACCCCGGGGGACCTGATGCAGCGCATCCTTGGATTGCAGGCCTCTGTTTTGGTCCATTAAAACAGAGTCTAAGAGTGTTTTCTTTTAAGTGGGCTTTGGTGTTGTTTTCGGTTATTCCTTTTACAGTTTAGATAATCATGAGTTAGAAGATAATGATAGGAGATAATGATAGGATCGGTAGAAAGATTTAGTTGTTACGCTTGTATATAACAACATTAGCGTGGATTGTAAAAGACACCTTATTATTGAATTTTACAGAGCTTTGAAGCTTTCTCTTTGCTTGTTCTTCGGCATTCATAGTTTGAATCAACGAAAAACAGGAACCAAATCGACATTCGGGTATTCTTCGACTAAACGAATTCGTTTTGATAACTTACGCTGCGCCAGTTTGTCGACTTACATGTGATATAGTACGAATCGAGATACAATGTTCTAACATTTCtatattgttttttctaataataaacACATTACGGTCgtcaatatttaaaaaaaaaaacaataaattttgaGGTCTAATTGTCACAAGTATAATTGagcatatatttttaaaattacgtAATCAAGTCATATTGACAATATTGTACTATAGTATATGATCAAGAAATACAATGTATTAATATGTTGTAAGGTGCTTATGTACACTTATGTCAGCCTTTGTTTGCTAACCTTATTGTTGTAAGGTccaaatgttttattttttctctttgtgCAACAGTTTGGATATGTACATCATATGGTaagaaaaatgattaaaatcaACAAATATAAACGACGCATAAGTTATTTCAACAGCCTAAAACTTTGACTTTTAAAAACTCGCTGTAAAGTTGCATTAACGTAGATGCAACTCTAGACTCGGTATAATAAGCCACcatatcatatattaatatccATATATTTTGGTCAATGTAAGACTCGAGAATTTGTTGCATTCCATTGGATCTTACGGTAACTTATTCAGAAGAGAATCTATATATAGAAATTCTAAAATTTCCATGATAAAAATGAAATGATATATACGTTGTAATTTGATAAAGTACGGCTCTAATTGGTTACCACAAAAGGAATAATAGAAACAAAGAGGAACGGAATGcagagaaacaaaataataggaATATTTATTTCTTCTGTTCCTTGCCAGATTTTATAaggaatatttttattatataattccTTAAACTAAAAGGAATGAAAATGAacattagaaaaataatattccaCATGAATGATGTAAAATTTGAGGAACGAAGAAGAATTACCTATTCTCACTCATTCATTTAATAATTCCTAAAAATGGCAAAACATGCATTACATTATTAATTGGTTTCTCTCTCTACcatgtaatatttataaatgtatgtatatatgtattctACCATGCATAAATAGGACAAGCTCTTAATTAGTAATAAACATTCAAGAAAGAAGCAAAAAATGCAAACACAACACTTCTTGTTCCTGTCTCTTCTCTATCTGTCATGGGCTTTCCTAATCTCATCGACGCAGCCTCCGACACAGCCACCTACACAGCCTCCATCACACCCACCGTCTCAGCCTCCATCACAGCCACCTTCACAGCCTCCATCACAGCCTCCATCACAGCCTCCAGCGCAGTCTCCATCACAACAAGCCAAAATCGCTTGTAAATCCACTCCATACCCGAAGCTCTGCCGCACAATCCTCTCCGCCTTCAAATTCTCACCGTCCGATCCATACCGTTACGGTAAGTTCACACTCAAGCAATGCCTCAAACAAGCGCGTCGCCTTTCCAAAGTCATCAACCGTTTCGCCCAGCGCGTGCAGAAAGACCCC
This genomic stretch from Raphanus sativus cultivar WK10039 chromosome 3, ASM80110v3, whole genome shotgun sequence harbors:
- the LOC108844886 gene encoding type I inositol polyphosphate 5-phosphatase 10, with protein sequence MSDPLYIFNKKSQSEIVAESLLSSSNLRSSMPAQQLQSLRVFVATWNVGGKSPHSGLDLDSLLHVHSEFDIYVLGFQEIVPLNAGNVLVLGDNEPAAKWLSMINQSLNKSSSSSSGARFVPKPPSFGAGSMFFVKPSLKKISENFRTGCRRKLKICNCNSFSEEISRKYGRESCFRCPESLVNQTELFSDDDEEEEEDDDEDDDDDEDEVGVKVASVVSNQMMMKYGLVASKQMVGIFLTVWMRKELIQHVTHLRISCVSRGIMGCLGNKGCIAVSLQLYKTSFCFICSHLASGEREGDERRRNSDVIEILKNTSFPRICRTPFTRVPHRITKHDRVIWLGDLNYRIALSYSETKSLLDKNAWDTLLNKDQLKIERDAGRVFKGWHEGKIFFAPTYKYSYNSDAYAGDSAKEKKNKRRTPAWCDRILWHGDGIRQLSYVRGESRFSDHRPVCAVFVVNVEDCEGRTGARRQ